The Candidatus Bathyarchaeia archaeon genome includes the window AGACATCTACGAAAAATACAAAGACAAAGGGTACTCCTTCTGGTGCGTGCCAAAGGGAGACTCAGTGTTCACTAACCCCGGATTAGAATCGATGGGCGAGCACCTAGACTCGATAGTATCGGCGAATGGAAACTATGAGCTTCCATCTCGATACTTTGAGAGAGACTATGCCGGCGATCTTGTTGTCGTAAAGCCATTCCTTCTTCCGGAAACGAGGTTGACTCCGGAACATCCTGTCTTAGCCTGCGAGTCAAATCCGCAAAAATCGAAGTGGTACGATCGTCAATCGAGACCATCGCTCAAGAAGACTTGGAAGTCCGCCGGAGAGCTAACAGAGAATGATTGGGTCTTCTTCCCACGATTCAGAGGGAATCGAGAAGGCGATCCTGAGCTCCTCTATCTTCTAGGGCTGTACATGGCTGAAGGATACCCCACTGGCAACCAGGTATACTTCGCACTCGGACGCACAGAACGGCAACTTGCCGAACACATCCTTCGGATGGCAGAAAAACACTGGAACGTCAAAGGCACGATCAACCGTCACAGAACCGGTCTTCTCGTACGCTTTTCCAAACCATCTTTTGCGGATTTCATGAGGAAAGAGTTTGGCAGCAGAGCGGTCAGGAAGAAGATCCCATCGTGGATTCTTGAACAAAAAGATCCTCAACCCTTCCTCGAAGGATGGCTAAAAGGAGACGGGTTCAAACGTGGAAACACGTGGAGACTCACAACGTCATCCAAGACGGCCGCGTACCAAGCGCTGCTCATGGGTTCTCGGCTCGGCATTCTGCCGGCCATTTACGAGGATGACAGAAAGGAGCGAGGGATGATCCAAGGGCGAAAGGTCAACGCGAAGCCCTCATACGAGATTCGATTCCATCAAGACGGCAGCAAGTATTCAAACAAGGAAAGTCACGTTGTAAAGACGGATAACGGATTCTGGGTCAAGATAAACAAGATCGAGCGAGAGAAATTCTCGGGCAAAGTCTGTAACATGGAGACGCCGTCAAACACCTACCTTCTGTCCTTCATCGTACACAATTGCGCGGATCTACCACCGGAATATTCCAGCCAGGACGGAACATGGACAGGCTACAGGCTAGACGGAGACAAGACTCATACAGAATCTACACTGAAGAGGTATGGGCGCCACAAGGCGTGGATCGACAGCAGCTACAAGTTCGAAGGAAAGCCAGTAATCCTCGTCTATAATGCAGCCTGATAAGCCAGCGAATAATTTCTGATTTTCTCAGGTCTGTTTTTCAGAATCGTAAAATGTCTATTCGTCACTGCACGTGACTGTCAATTGTAACCACGTGAAGTGAGCGACCCTTAAGAACCGGAATTAGATCTTAGCTCGGCATGGAGACGACGGTCGAGAGAGAGACGCTCTGGCAGAATTCCGATTTCCTGAAGCTCTGGACCTCTGAGACCATCTCCCAGTTTGGCAGCCAGTTCACCGGGCTAGCCCTTCCTCTAACAGCCATCATCATTCTGGGCGCAAAGTCCGTAGAGGTCGGAGTACTCAACTTCGCGGGCTCCGTTCCGTGGCTGCTCTTCGGGCTGATAGCAGGGGTCTGGATCGACCGGCATCGCAAACAGCGCATTATGGTCACATCCAACATTCTCCGGGGCACAATACTTGCTCTGATTCCAGTCACCGCCGCCTTAGGAATCATAACCAAACTTGGCCTTCCATTTCTCTACGCGATCAGTTTCTGCGTCGGGTTCCTACAGGTCTTCTTCGACATCACATACCAATCATACCTGCCCTCTCTCGTACGCAGGGACCAGCTGGTCGAAGGAAATCGCAACCTACAAGCGAGCGCCTCCACCGCCCAGGTTGCGGGACCTACGATAGCGGGAATTGTCATCAGTATAATCACCGCGCCCATCGCTATTGCCGTTGACGCTGCCTCGTTCTTCGCGTCCGCACTTTCGCTAGGACGGATAGGTCATGAAGAGGTGATCGACACTGAAATCGTGAGGCCTTCGGTACTCGCTGATATCCGAGAAGGGCTCCATGTGGTTTTCGGCAACAGAATGCTTCGGATGATCGCAGGTTGTACAGGAACTTCCAATTTCTTCGGAACCGCGCTGGGCACGCTCTTTCTGCTCTACCTCATCGAGCCTAGCCCCGCTGGACTTGGAGTTTCTGAGAATCTGGCGGGAGTCACTGCCGGAATTATCTTCAGCGTGGCAAGCGTAGGCGCTCTTGTCGGCGTGGCGGTCTCTACTCGGGTGGCTAAGAGTATTGGAGTTGGACCCGCCATACTCGTGAGCATCCTCATTGCTGGACTTGGCGCCATTCCTTACTACCTGTCTGGCTCTCTTACCGCCTCTCCCCTCCTTACCATAGGAGGATTTGGGGTCAACTGGAGCATGCTAGCCATCATGGGAGGTCAGTTCGTCAGCTTCATCGGGACTATCGTATACAACGTCAACCAGGTCAGCTTGAGACAGGCAATCGTTCCACTTCGTCTCCAAGGACGGATGAACGCGACAATGCGGTTCTTGGTCTGGGGAACAATACCTCTAGGGGCGATTGCTGGTGGACTACTGGGAGAATTTCTGGGACTACGGACCGCGATTGGGATAGCCATACTCGGGGGCTCGTTGGCGTTTCTCTGGGTTCTATTTTCCCCTGTCCGTTCGCTCAAGACAATACCTCAGCACACGGAATAGAGAAACGGCCTCTTCGGATCGTCCAAGCTGAGAGTCCTCCGATTCCCTTATACTTACGCCATCCTAGATGATCGGGAGTGCTTCTGAAACAGTTTCTCGCCCTCTCGCTCATCCCTCTGTTGCTCATCTCATCGTCAGCACACGCTACACCCCAGCAGGTCCCCTACCTGTTCGAGAGGCTCTGGGGAGGCTCACAGCAAGACTTTGCGACCAGCATCACGCCCGTGGGTCAAGGGAATTTTCTAGTTTCAGGTCAGACAGAGATCTTCGGAAATAACCGCACGTTCATCCTGAAGATCGATTCAGGAGGAAATCTCGTCTGGCAACGAACCTGGAGCGGCCCTGGATTTGCTTGGCCTGGAAACCTGGCTGCTGACTACGCAGGAAACGCGTACGTGGCTGGGTACACGGCTTTCCTAGATAATTCGAACCATGTTTTTCTTGTGAAGATAGATGGGAACGGCAACCTCGTTTGGCAAGAACTGCTCGACGGTCTTCTCGATGGCCGCGTGGCCGTAGATCCCCTTGGAAACGCCCTTGTAACAGGGTACACATTCGGCTCGGTTGTCCTCTTGAAGATCGACCCTTCAGGGCCGATCATATGGCAGAGATCCTGGCGAGAGATGGACGTCCGAGCCTATGCGGTTGCGACAGACCATGGAGGAAATGCGCTGGTAACTGGAAGGATCAACGACACAGGGTCTGGTAACCAGGGCGCTCTAGTGCTCAAGTTTGACCCGTCCGGGAAACTTGTCTGGCAGAGAGTGTGGGGCGTCAACGGTGATACCGGGCAAGGAATATCCTCTGATCTTCTCGGCAATGTCTACGTAACCGGCTACCATAACACTCCCTTGGGAGCCGCTAACCAGGATGCGTTCATCCTGAAAATTTCTCCATCCGGTGATCTCGTGTGGCAGAGGACTTGGAGTGGGGGCAGATCCAACTTTCCCGCGAATGTTGGAGCCCAATTCCTCGGATATGGGGTCGTTACGAACTCTTCCGGGAACGTCTTCGCGACCGGCTCAGCTACCGTAGCGTTCTCAAGCATACCATCGGACACGTGTGCTTGCATGTTCATTCTAGAACTTGATTCAACCGGGGCGATCGTGTCTCAGAAGATATGGGGAGGCCATGGAAATGCTGGCGGCCGGGCAATAGCTCTGAATCCATCCGGAGGAGTTGTGATAAGCGGCATCGTGGATCATGGCCTCCACTACACCATCGGGACATCAAATTTCCCCATAGGAACACCGACATTCGGGTTCGGCGTGCCGATGGGTCTAGTAAGCAACGCCACCTACACTCTCGTCCCCGTTCAGGGAAGCCTTTCCACCCCCGCTGGAACTCAGAATTATGCGGGAGGTAACGATGCTTTCTTCCTATTCCTTCCGGCCGGGAATCCCCAGCTGGTCGTCTACGAGGGTTTCCAAGAGATTGCGATACCTGGAGGTCAAAGAAATGTTTTCTCGCTATCGATAGAAGCGGGCAACGATCTTGTTTACAACGCCTCCGTCACGATCTCCTCCAGCGATCCATCGTTGGTCCCTTTGACGAATGAGTTCACAAATTCCGAAAGTTATGGGACCCCTCACCAGTTTGACGCGTTTCACTCAGAAACGCTTTCGATCACGGTTAATGCCTCCGAGCCTGGATTCACGAGTGTTCTAGACCAAAGACAGTTCGGAGTAGGTCCTTCTCCCCCTTTTCTAACACAGTTCCTAATCCCACTTCTCCTTGAAGCCACTGCCCTCTTTACCGCCATAGCCGCCCTGGCCATTTGCATACTACTCCTACTTAGGGGTAGACGCATTGGATCCGAAAGCGAATCCTTTCCGGTCCAGCATAGGAAGTTCCAACAGTGGACTAATCGTTGAAGCTCCGATTAAGAGAACGCGACATTCAGTCTAGTTTGCTCTTCGCTGGGGAGTTTCCAGTCCGCGACATTTGCGTTTTCTCGTACGTGGCCATTGTCGGATGCCTTCGGTATCGCTACGACATTATCATGCTGTAAGACCCAGGCTAGGGCGACTTGGTTTCGGGATCGACTATGCCTCGTTGCGATTTCATCGAGGACTTTGAATGCTGGGCCCTTTCCCCTCGGAATCTTTCCTTGACCCAGCGGGCTGTACGCGATGACGGTCACGCTTTCCTTTTGACAATGATCGAGGAGTCCGCTTTCAGGGCTTCTGTCGACTAGGCTGTATTCGATCTGGTTGGAAACTATCTTCTCATGCGAGAGAGACTCTTGCGCCTCCCTCAACTGTTCAATGGAGAAATTGCTTACTCCGATAAACCGGATTAGACCATCGTTCACGAGCTTCTCCATTGCCCGCATTGTCTCGGCGATGGGAATCTTCGGGTTCGGCCAGTGCAGCTGGTAGAGGTCCATCTGTTTTCGGTTTAGCCTCTTCAAGCTCATCCGGGCAGAATATAGAACGTCATCGTATGCGAAGTGGCGTGGAGAAACCTTGGAGGCGAGGAAGACCTGTTCGCGGCGTCCCTCGAGCGCTTGAGCCACAACCTCCTCGCTGTGGCCCGCACCATACATCTCCGCAGTATCGATGAGATTCATTCCAAGTTGAAGTCCGAGCCTGATAGCTTCAACCGAGGCCTTGTCTGTGGCAGAGTTGGGACCCATCTCTCCGCCCATTCCCCAGGTCCCTTGCCCGACAATCGGAATAGACTCGCCTGTCTTACCGAGGAGTCTATACAGCAATCAACAAACGACCTTGACCAGGATAATAGGTTCAGAGTTTAAACTCGCGTAAGAATATCGGCAGAAGGACATCATTATGTGTCACGAAAATGCTCCCCCTTGAACTCTGGAGATGCCTAACTCTCCCAAATAATATCCAGCCATACCCAAAAATCGCCCATTTTCAGCCCTGATTTGCGATCTGAAGCATCCCTCATGTCTCGTCTAGAAATCATTCGTGAATCGCTGAATAGAGCAGGTTAACTCACTAGCCATCCAAGCTAGTATCCCGCCATGATCAGCCTGTCTCGCCCATTATCCCTTCCAGACAGGAGATCCTCTAGGAAAAAGGGAGGGTATTAACGAGAGGGTCTCAAGACTCAAGAGCGGTTCCCCCGAAACCGGACTTACCCAGGTCGCTTAGCAGGCATTCTACATTCATCTTCTACTCGTCTGTTCCCTTAACGGTGCGCGTTTCTCCAAGTCTCCTCGATCCTGCTTGCACCGTTCGCGACAAGTTCCTCTCGCATCTCATGGGCGAGCTTTAGGCCGTCAGCCGTGAGCCCTGTCCTCTGAGCGAACACTCTTTCTTTTCCGTCAACTGAGAGAATGCACGCTCTTATCTGAATTCGGTCTCCCCTTGCCTCCGCCAGCCCCGCCACGGGAACTTTGCTGGTCTCCTCAAGACTCCGTACGAGTTCTCTTTCCGCGTTTATCTCAGCCCTGGTCGCCGGATCCTCTATGCTCATTAGTGTCTCGATAACTTTCAGATTGTCCCGGCGTGCAACAATCGCCAATGCTCCCTGACCAGGTGCCGGAATGAAATCGTCGATTGACAATCGTTCTGAAATTCTCTCAGCCATACCTAGCCTTGCTAGCCCAGCCTCAGCGAGTATGACCGCATCGAACTCGCCCCTGTCCATTCTCTCAATTCTTGTCTCGACGTTTCCGAACAGTGGCTCAGGCTTCACATCAGGCCTAGCTCGTCTAAGCTGGGCAACTCTGATCGGACTACTCGTTCCAATCCTCGATCCCTTTGGCAGATCCTTCAACTGCATGTCCGTATCGCTAACGAGCACCTCAGCTGGCGATCCTCTCTCCGGAACACACGCGATTACAAGTCGAGTATTCCTGTAGCTGACAGGGACGTCCTTCATGTTGTGGACTGCGAAGTCGATTCTCCCCTCCGAGACCGCTTCGTCAACCTCCCTGTCGAACGATCCCTTCAGTTCTAGAAAGAACAACGACCTCCTCGAATCCCTGTCACTAGAACTCTCAATGATCTTCCGATCGATCTTCAAACCTGGATTCTTTTGCCTAATCCGATCAACTACATGATCGGTCTGAGTCAGAGATAGCCTGCTGTTCCGGACTCCGACCTTGAGAAATATCCTCGAGTCACCGTGGCAATAGTTTCACGATAGCGATCGACCGCGCAGCGCCCAGATGACTCAGCAAGAAGATTTCATGCGATAATAAGACTTCACGACATACCCCATATCGTCAGAAGACAGACGAAGGCAGGTCCGAACCTGGAGCCTTGTCAGTCTTATGCGTTCCCGTCAACGTTTTTACCACGTCCTCTAGCCTCGGATGGGTCTTTTGGAGTCGTATCTCGTCCTCTTCGAAACCCATCTCAGCCATGCCATGATCGCTTAGGAACTTCGCCGCCCAGGACACAGCGTTTCCCGGAATCCTCAACTGTTTGGATATCTCGTCCAGCTTGTGCCAGGCCCCATCCACAATATGCATCCAGACGTACCAGAGTAGCATCGGTCGGGGTCCGCCAGGCAATGTCTTAGAGGCTCCGGAATGACAACCTCCTCCCGTATCCTACTAACCCTAGTGTAACTGTGCGAATTTTCATGCAGTAACATGCAAGTGAACCATTACCAACTCAACCAGAATCTCAACCGTTCATGGGCCCGAGAGGAAAAGTTCTCACCTCGCTCCTCCTGATCATCATAATCATTGTTGCCGTCTGGCAGTTCACAAGCCCCGCACTCATACCGTCAGTCGGCACGAAATACCTCTCCTCAACACAATACGCCAACCGCGGAGGCTGGGTGCAACTCGAAGTTTCCGGCTACGGCAAAGTCTTCCTGATCGTCTCCATCGCCAATCTGACCTATCCTCGAACCACGCTCCCGACCTCATACTCGATAATCGTCAGCAAGGCGAACGAAACTGCTCTTCCCTCGTACATGCGCGGTTTCACCGTGAAGCTCACCTCTCTCAAAATCCAAGACAACTACGACGGTTCCACCTCAAGCTGGGCGCCAACGGGCAATTTTCCAGACGCTGTCCAAGCTACGACCCTCTTCAACTTCAAAACCTCAGCCAACCATCAGCTCAGATTCATGATAAGCTATCAGCTCTACGAAATTCTCACCATTGGATCACTCGTAGATCATTCCTCAACACAATCATACAACATAACCCAGAATGTCGTCTGAGCAGTATTCCAATTTCTAAAGGATTATTTATCCCGCCGCGAGGCTCGTCTCCGATCCGAGTTTTGGCCATAACATACGACTATATCGACGATTACCTGTACCGCATCGCCCAACCAAGAGATCTCCTTCTTCAGAAGATGGAGGAGGAAGCAGAGTCAGGAGCAGTCCCTATCATCGGACCCTTGGTCGGCCGGCTCCTCTACAACCTCGCTCGCAGCAGCCAGAGCAAGAAAGTCCTCGAAATAGGAACAGCCATCGGCTACTCAGGAATATGGCTCGGACGAGCAGTCGCACCACTCAACGGATCCGTCACAACCATCGACAAAGATCCCGAACGTGTCAAGATAGCTGAGAAGAACATTGCCGAGGCCAAGCTCCAGAAATTCATCAAGGTCCTCAAAGGAGACGCTCTACAGATTCTACCGACTCTCAAAGATGAATATGATCTGGTCTTCCTTGATTCTGACAAGGACATCTACTTGGACGCGTTCAAGTTGAGCGTGATAAGGCTCCGGAGAGGCGGATTATTCGTCGCTGACAACACATTGTGGGGTGGCGACGTTGCTAAAGGTGGCAAGTCAGAGCTGACCCAGACGATGATCAAGTTCAACAAGGAAGTATCCCGCTACCCAGGACTGTCGACAGTAATCGTTCCACTCCGCGACGGTGTCCTGGTCGGTTTGAAAGAGTAGATGTTTCAGAAACCATTGCACTCTAATGTGCATATACGCCGGGAAGTTTTTCCTAGTTACACTACAAGTTTATACGATTCTGTACAAATCTCTTTAATTAGCGGCCACGATGGTGGTAAGCTACTCCTGCAGTTCTCGCTCCGAAACACGGGGAAGAAGAAGTAGAGGAGTTAGGTAAGAACAATGGAAATCCAACAAATACCGAAGGTTCCCCAAGGGGAATTCCGATATCAAAGGTCCTATACAAAGCCAGGAGTCCACCCATACGACGCTGTAAAATGGGAGATCAGGGACGCAGTCATAACAGACCACAAAGGACAGGTGATCTTCGAGCAAAAGGGCGTCGAAGTTCCCTCATTCTGGTCCCAGACCGCCACAAACATTGTCGCCTCGAAATATTTCCGAGGCAGACTCGGAACCCCTGGCAGAGAAAGTAGCGTCAAACAACTCATAGGCCGTGTCGCGGGAACAATCGCCCGCTGGGGCCGAAAAGGAAACTACTTCCTAGACGAAGAGGAAGCCGATAATTTCGAGTCAGAACTCACACACATCCTCCTCCACCAGATGGCTGCCTTCAACAGCCCCGTATGGTTCAACGTAGGAGTCGAAGACCGTCCGCAATGCTCTGCATGCTTCATCAATTCTGTTCAGGACGATATGCGATCGATAATGCAGCTCGCCCAGACAGAAGGCATGCTATTCAAGTACGGATCCGGAACAGGATCAAACCTCTCATCCCTCCGATCATCAAAAGAACACCTGTCAACAGGTGGAAAGGCAAGTGGCCCCGTCTCATTCATGAAGGGCTTTGACGCGTTCGCAGGCGTCATAAAATCCGGTGGACGAACCCGTCGAGCCGCAAAGATGGTCATTCTCAACGTCGACCATCCCGACATTGAGGAATTCATCTGGTCTAAGGCGAAAGAGGAGAAGAAGGCTTGGGCTCTAATCGACGCTGGCTACGACGGCGCCGTTGACGGAGAAGCTTACAGCTCTATCTTCTTCCAGAATGCCAACCACAGTGTTCGTGTCACAGACGAGTTCATGCACGCGGTGACGGAGGACAAGGAGTGGAAGACCCGATACATCACAAATCACCAGGTAGCGGATGTCTACAAGGCACGGAACCTGATGAGAGAAATGGCCGAGGCCGCTTACATCTGCGGCGACCCTGGAATCCAGTATGACACGATAGTCAACAAGTGGCACCCATGTCCGAACACGGCTCGGATCAACGCGTCCAACCCGTGCTCTGAATACATGTTTCTCGACGACTCCGCATGCAACCTCGCCTCACTGAACCTCATGAAGTTCAGAACCCTGGATGGAGAGTTCGATGTCGAATCTTTCGAACATGCAACCGATGTCGTGATCAGCGCCCAGGAGATTCTCGTCAGCAACGCAGGCTACCCTACCCAAGCCATAGAGAAGAATAGTCACGACTTTCGTCCGCTGGGACTTGGCTACGCAAACCTTGGCGCTCTGCTCATGGCGCGAGGCCTACCTTATGATAGCGACGAAGGCCGAAACTACGCCGCCGCCATATCTGCCCTGATGTCCGGCAGAGCATACGCAACATCCGCCCGGATCGCCAAGAGGTTAGGTCCGTTCAAGGGATACACTGTAAACGAGAAGCCCTTCCTCAACGTTATCGACATGCACCGGGCCCACGCATACAAGATTCCTTCCGAAGGAGTCTCAGAAGAGCTCTTGAAAGCAGCAATGAAGTCCTGGGATGACGCTCTCTCGTTAGGCGAGAGATTCGGATTCAAGAACGCCCAGATATCTGTCATCGCACCGACCGGAACGATCGCGTTCATGATGGACTGCGATACCACCGGCATCGAGCCCGACATCGCCCTGATCAAATACAAATGGCTCGTCGGAGGCGGCGTAATCAAGATCGTCAACAACACCGTCCCCGAAGCGCTAACAAAACTCGGCTATTCCAAGACCGAGGCCACTGAGATTCTCAAATATCTCGAAGACCACGATACCATCGAAGGCGCTCGAGGTCTCAAGCAAGAACACCTAGCCATTTTCGACTGCGCGTTCAAACCTGCGAAAGGAACGAGAAGCATACACTACATGGGTCATGTCAAGATGATGGCCGCCGTCCAACCCTTCATTTCCGGCGCCATATCCAAGACCGTGAACATGCCTGGCAATGTCTCCGTGGACGAAATAGTCGAGACCTACATCACCGCTTGGAAGATGGGATTGAAAGCCATCGCCATATACCGTGATGGCTCGAAGAGAACCCAGCCGCTAACCACAACCATCCAGGATAAGAGCAAAGCAGCCGAGAAGACGAAGGAGCAGGTGGTCTTCAAACCATTCCGACGTCGTCTCCCAGAAGAAAGAGAAGCGATAATCCACAAGTTCTCTATCGCGCAGAACGAAGGCTATCTGATGGTGGGACTATACGACGACAACACGCCCGGTGAAATATTCGTGGTCATGTCGAAAGAAGGCAGCACGATCTCCGGACTAATGGACGCGTTCTCAACCTCCATCTCCCTAGCCCTGCAATACGGCGTCCCACTGAAAGTTCTTGTGAACAAGTTCACACACACACGATTCGAACCTGCCGGCATAACCACCAACCAGGATATCCGATTCGCAAAGTCCGTAGTCGACTACATCTTCAGATGGCTAGGCTTGAAATTCCTTCCAAAAGAAGAACAGGACGCTCTCGGACTCGCCAAGACAACGCTTGAGAACGGAACCCAGGTCAAACTTGTTGAGCCCGTTGGTGCAAAGGCAGCGGCCCCGGCAGCCGCAGAGATGAAACCTCTCGAGCCTCCCGAATTTGCTACTCCTCTCGCGAGCTTCGATAACCAGTCTGACGCGCCTGCGTGTGAGAACTGTGGGATGATAATGGTCCGAGCAGGATCCTGTTACAAGTGCAACAACTGCGGCAACACAAGCGGTTGCGGCTAGAAACCTATTCTACGCTTTCTCGACCATTAGCGTAAACCCGTCAGTTTCCTTAACTCTCACTTGAGTCCCTTTTTGTATTGTCCCCTGCGACGTTTTGGCTGAGTATTCTTCGCTGTTCACGAGCACTGTGCCAGTAGATTCTGAAATGTCGGACGTGGCGCGACCAGTTGATCCCACCAGTCTCTTGAGAGTTTCTTGAGTTAGGTTAGAGGGCGGCTTTGTCTGGCCCGAAAACGCGTAGAACAGGAACCAGATGACGAGGCCTCCGGCAATTACAGCGATGATTCCGTACAGCACTACATCGATGGCGCTCATGCGACATTCCGCGTCAACACAATAACCAAGCCGAGGTTAAGTTTTGCTGCTTGAAATGGTCCGCAGAGTTGAACTTAACGAAA containing:
- a CDS encoding LAGLIDADG family homing endonuclease, producing MESRKRRKKRSKNHPSKFKIRVRYKYHYYRWINTQDYGSFKDIYEKYKDKGYSFWCVPKGDSVFTNPGLESMGEHLDSIVSANGNYELPSRYFERDYAGDLVVVKPFLLPETRLTPEHPVLACESNPQKSKWYDRQSRPSLKKTWKSAGELTENDWVFFPRFRGNREGDPELLYLLGLYMAEGYPTGNQVYFALGRTERQLAEHILRMAEKHWNVKGTINRHRTGLLVRFSKPSFADFMRKEFGSRAVRKKIPSWILEQKDPQPFLEGWLKGDGFKRGNTWRLTTSSKTAAYQALLMGSRLGILPAIYEDDRKERGMIQGRKVNAKPSYEIRFHQDGSKYSNKESHVVKTDNGFWVKINKIEREKFSGKVCNMETPSNTYLLSFIVHNCADLPPEYSSQDGTWTGYRLDGDKTHTESTLKRYGRHKAWIDSSYKFEGKPVILVYNAA
- a CDS encoding MFS transporter, translating into METTVERETLWQNSDFLKLWTSETISQFGSQFTGLALPLTAIIILGAKSVEVGVLNFAGSVPWLLFGLIAGVWIDRHRKQRIMVTSNILRGTILALIPVTAALGIITKLGLPFLYAISFCVGFLQVFFDITYQSYLPSLVRRDQLVEGNRNLQASASTAQVAGPTIAGIVISIITAPIAIAVDAASFFASALSLGRIGHEEVIDTEIVRPSVLADIREGLHVVFGNRMLRMIAGCTGTSNFFGTALGTLFLLYLIEPSPAGLGVSENLAGVTAGIIFSVASVGALVGVAVSTRVAKSIGVGPAILVSILIAGLGAIPYYLSGSLTASPLLTIGGFGVNWSMLAIMGGQFVSFIGTIVYNVNQVSLRQAIVPLRLQGRMNATMRFLVWGTIPLGAIAGGLLGEFLGLRTAIGIAILGGSLAFLWVLFSPVRSLKTIPQHTE
- a CDS encoding aldo/keto reductase, whose translation is MLYRLLGKTGESIPIVGQGTWGMGGEMGPNSATDKASVEAIRLGLQLGMNLIDTAEMYGAGHSEEVVAQALEGRREQVFLASKVSPRHFAYDDVLYSARMSLKRLNRKQMDLYQLHWPNPKIPIAETMRAMEKLVNDGLIRFIGVSNFSIEQLREAQESLSHEKIVSNQIEYSLVDRSPESGLLDHCQKESVTVIAYSPLGQGKIPRGKGPAFKVLDEIATRHSRSRNQVALAWVLQHDNVVAIPKASDNGHVRENANVADWKLPSEEQTRLNVAFS
- the hemC gene encoding hydroxymethylbilane synthase, whose protein sequence is MFLKVGVRNSRLSLTQTDHVVDRIRQKNPGLKIDRKIIESSSDRDSRRSLFFLELKGSFDREVDEAVSEGRIDFAVHNMKDVPVSYRNTRLVIACVPERGSPAEVLVSDTDMQLKDLPKGSRIGTSSPIRVAQLRRARPDVKPEPLFGNVETRIERMDRGEFDAVILAEAGLARLGMAERISERLSIDDFIPAPGQGALAIVARRDNLKVIETLMSIEDPATRAEINAERELVRSLEETSKVPVAGLAEARGDRIQIRACILSVDGKERVFAQRTGLTADGLKLAHEMREELVANGASRIEETWRNAHR
- a CDS encoding O-methyltransferase — translated: MAITYDYIDDYLYRIAQPRDLLLQKMEEEAESGAVPIIGPLVGRLLYNLARSSQSKKVLEIGTAIGYSGIWLGRAVAPLNGSVTTIDKDPERVKIAEKNIAEAKLQKFIKVLKGDALQILPTLKDEYDLVFLDSDKDIYLDAFKLSVIRLRRGGLFVADNTLWGGDVAKGGKSELTQTMIKFNKEVSRYPGLSTVIVPLRDGVLVGLKE
- a CDS encoding vitamin B12-dependent ribonucleotide reductase, with the translated sequence MEIQQIPKVPQGEFRYQRSYTKPGVHPYDAVKWEIRDAVITDHKGQVIFEQKGVEVPSFWSQTATNIVASKYFRGRLGTPGRESSVKQLIGRVAGTIARWGRKGNYFLDEEEADNFESELTHILLHQMAAFNSPVWFNVGVEDRPQCSACFINSVQDDMRSIMQLAQTEGMLFKYGSGTGSNLSSLRSSKEHLSTGGKASGPVSFMKGFDAFAGVIKSGGRTRRAAKMVILNVDHPDIEEFIWSKAKEEKKAWALIDAGYDGAVDGEAYSSIFFQNANHSVRVTDEFMHAVTEDKEWKTRYITNHQVADVYKARNLMREMAEAAYICGDPGIQYDTIVNKWHPCPNTARINASNPCSEYMFLDDSACNLASLNLMKFRTLDGEFDVESFEHATDVVISAQEILVSNAGYPTQAIEKNSHDFRPLGLGYANLGALLMARGLPYDSDEGRNYAAAISALMSGRAYATSARIAKRLGPFKGYTVNEKPFLNVIDMHRAHAYKIPSEGVSEELLKAAMKSWDDALSLGERFGFKNAQISVIAPTGTIAFMMDCDTTGIEPDIALIKYKWLVGGGVIKIVNNTVPEALTKLGYSKTEATEILKYLEDHDTIEGARGLKQEHLAIFDCAFKPAKGTRSIHYMGHVKMMAAVQPFISGAISKTVNMPGNVSVDEIVETYITAWKMGLKAIAIYRDGSKRTQPLTTTIQDKSKAAEKTKEQVVFKPFRRRLPEEREAIIHKFSIAQNEGYLMVGLYDDNTPGEIFVVMSKEGSTISGLMDAFSTSISLALQYGVPLKVLVNKFTHTRFEPAGITTNQDIRFAKSVVDYIFRWLGLKFLPKEEQDALGLAKTTLENGTQVKLVEPVGAKAAAPAAAEMKPLEPPEFATPLASFDNQSDAPACENCGMIMVRAGSCYKCNNCGNTSGCG
- a CDS encoding NfeD family protein codes for the protein MSAIDVVLYGIIAVIAGGLVIWFLFYAFSGQTKPPSNLTQETLKRLVGSTGRATSDISESTGTVLVNSEEYSAKTSQGTIQKGTQVRVKETDGFTLMVEKA